From the genome of Vibrio spartinae:
AAGTCCTTCGCTGCACGCTTCCTATCCCCACTTTAATCCACAACTGAATCAGTTACAAAAAACGTATCTGGAGGATTCATGCCGTCAGATCAATGCACAGCAAACATTTGTGGTGGTGGTGGAAGAATTGATTGAGTCACTGCTGTTGCAGCAGCATATTCACAACGAACATTCGGTGCTCCAGTGTGTTTGCAGCCATTTAAAGATGAGTCGTTGGACGCTGAACAATAAGCTACAGCAAGATCATCAGTCTTTTACCGATGTGTTGAACCGGGTACGGCTGAAAAAAGCCTGTGAGTTGTTGGTTGAAACCCAAAAAAGCATGAAAGAAATTAGCGAGCTCGTTTACTTCTCTTCGCAGGCCGTGTTTTCGAGGTTTTTTCGACTTCATGCCAACATGTCGCCGATCCAATATCGGAAAAAATTAGCAAATCACTCGCCTTCATCCGTTGAGGTCTTTTGAACTGAGGGCCAAAGGCATCACCACACAACCGAATGCGCATTTTTATCACTTTCCGCCATTGGGTCGCGTGGCTTATACAAGCGTGTCAGAGGTGTGACTAAAAAAACTGCCAAACGACACTATGCTCAGATCCCATACTCCAAAGGAGTACCACCACTGCCAATAATGCTTCCAGAATCAATACACCGACTCCGAGTGTGGTTCCCGAGAGAATGAACCCCCGTTTATGGCTGATCCCCAGAAAGTTGGGTGTGCCCTTATACAGCAGATAAGCGGTATAGATAACCCCGCCTACTAAGGCGAGCAGACAAAGCCAAAACACCGGATAAATTGCAAAAATACCGGTCAAGAACATCGGTGTAGCGATGTATCCGGCAAAGATAATACAGTCACGCTGTGAGGGTCGATTGGGGAGCTTGCGGGCGAGCCAGTAGATCAGGCTACCGACAAGACCGACAGCGAGCAAAATTAAAGCATAAAATGCCACACCGAGAGCAAGTCCATTCATCAGAGACACTTTGTAGGTTTCTTCGCCACCAAATGTCCACCCAACTTGCGTTGTACCGATCAATGAAGCGACGACCGGGATCGCTGCCATCCATAATACATGATGTAAATAGAGGTGACTGATCGTTTCCTGTTCTGCATTAATCTCACGCCATTCGCGTTCTGGATGGTGTAATAATCCCCATACATGGTTACTCATCGTTAGCCCCTTATTTATTTCTGTTGTCAGAATGACTTTGACAGCTGAATAAAAGTGGTCAAATATTAACCATTATCAATCAGTATAGACTGAACCTTTCAAGGACACACAATCAGAATCATTTACATTTATCTCCCCGTTTAACCTCTCTGTTTCACCGCGAAATCGTGCGGCTATCTCACTAATCTATCGCTATTTACATCGACAGAGATTGAGGTCGTCAGTCGTAATCAGATGAGGTAATAAGCGTAATGCAGCAGAAATTGGCAATTGGGGAAAGCTGTTTGAGTGAGGCGGATAAAGAGGCGATCCTGTCAGATTATTTTATGGCATTGGATCAGCAAAAGGCCTCTTTTTTGGGGTATCAGACCAACCAACAGGTTGAATTCCCCTCAAGGCTGTTGCCTTTTCTTACTTTGAATTTGCTTAATCTCGGTGACGGATTCGAAGACGGCAGCTACCGGATCAATGCAAAACAATTTGAACGGGCAGTGCTGGATTATTATGCGCAGTTATGTGGCTTTGCCGGCTCGTATACACAGCGTCGGTATTGGGGATATCTGACCGCAATGGGGTCAACTGAAGGGAATCTTTATGCACTCTGGAATGCGCGGGATTTCTTACGGGGACATCCGGTTGAAGGCTCGGTTGAAGGTTACGCCGAGGCCGCCACGACAGATTATCCGCCCGTGTTGATCTGCTCGGGGGCGACCCACTATTCGATTTATAAAGCCAGTCAAATGGTTGGTGTCAGCTTATTCCACGATATCGGGCCGGGTTTAGGCGCGTGCCCGATTAATCAGGGCAACTGGTACCAGCCACTGGCTGTTGATGAAAACGATGCGGTGATCATTGAAGATCTATATGCATTGGTCGAATTTTTCACCGCTGCGCAGTATCCGGTGATTGTGGTGCTGAATCATGGCACAACGTTCAGCGGTGGCAGCGATGCGATTTATACGATTCTGACGCGCCTGAAGCCACTACTGGGGAACAACACCCCACAACAACGGCGTTACTGGATCCATGTTGACGGGGCACTGGCAGTCAATTTCTCACCTTATTTACATGTCGGATCCACACCATTTGCCATCACGGATGAACCCGATGAATTTCGTCATCCGGATGTGATGTCTTTATGTACCAGTCCTTATAAGTGGCTGGGCATGCCGTGGGCTTGCGGTATTTATCTCATGCAAGAACGCTATAAAGTCGGGTCATCTGCCCGGCCGGTTTATATCGGCAGCCGGGATTCAACGGTGTCCGGCTCCCGGCAAGGGATATTCTCCGTCTATCTATGGGATCTCCTCGTCACACTTGGCAAGGCGGGTTTGCAACAGTTGGCCGATGCCAATGAACATCTGGCCAATGATACCCAGCACCGCCTTGAGCAGTTGTTTCAGCAGTTAGACCCAAGCGGCAAACAGTTACGTGTGATGCCGCGGCCGCATCACAGTAATATTGTCCGCTTTACTGCGCCGAATCCTGCGGTGATCGATACATTCTCTCTGGCGCAGAATGATGTGGTGAGCGATGGGCAATTACAGCGGATGTGTCACGTGGTCATCTTAAGCCATGTGACCCCAGCCGCGATTGAGCGACTACTGGATGCCCTCGCACATCCCAACGCATTTTCACGACCATCCCGACCCAAAAATCCACTGACCGATCTGCGGTCAATGCGCCATCTCTACGGGGCATTATCTGATGATGCCGCATCGCAAGCGGAGCGTTTTATATGATCAAAAAAGAGATACTCTCGGCAATCGCCAGCTTGGTCTGGTTCTGTTCTCCAGCGCTATATGCTCAATATGTGG
Proteins encoded in this window:
- a CDS encoding Yip1 family protein, whose product is MSNHVWGLLHHPEREWREINAEQETISHLYLHHVLWMAAIPVVASLIGTTQVGWTFGGEETYKVSLMNGLALGVAFYALILLAVGLVGSLIYWLARKLPNRPSQRDCIIFAGYIATPMFLTGIFAIYPVFWLCLLALVGGVIYTAYLLYKGTPNFLGISHKRGFILSGTTLGVGVLILEALLAVVVLLWSMGSEHSVVWQFF
- a CDS encoding pyridoxal-dependent decarboxylase, yielding MQQKLAIGESCLSEADKEAILSDYFMALDQQKASFLGYQTNQQVEFPSRLLPFLTLNLLNLGDGFEDGSYRINAKQFERAVLDYYAQLCGFAGSYTQRRYWGYLTAMGSTEGNLYALWNARDFLRGHPVEGSVEGYAEAATTDYPPVLICSGATHYSIYKASQMVGVSLFHDIGPGLGACPINQGNWYQPLAVDENDAVIIEDLYALVEFFTAAQYPVIVVLNHGTTFSGGSDAIYTILTRLKPLLGNNTPQQRRYWIHVDGALAVNFSPYLHVGSTPFAITDEPDEFRHPDVMSLCTSPYKWLGMPWACGIYLMQERYKVGSSARPVYIGSRDSTVSGSRQGIFSVYLWDLLVTLGKAGLQQLADANEHLANDTQHRLEQLFQQLDPSGKQLRVMPRPHHSNIVRFTAPNPAVIDTFSLAQNDVVSDGQLQRMCHVVILSHVTPAAIERLLDALAHPNAFSRPSRPKNPLTDLRSMRHLYGALSDDAASQAERFI